GGGGTACTCGGCCATGAGCGCCGGGTTCGGGGCGACCTTGAAGCCGCCCATCGGAACGAGGCTCATGCTCTCCGTCCCCCCGGCCACGACGACCTCGGCGGCGCCCGTCTGGATCCGCTCGGCGGCGAAGGCGATGGCCTGGAGGCCCGAGGCGCAGAACCGGTTGATGGTGCAGGCCGGGACGGAGACCGGCAGGCCGGCCCGGAGCGCGGCCTGCCGCGCCACGTTCAGCCCCTGCTCGGCCTCGGGCATGGCGCACCCCAGGATCACGTCGTCCACCGCCTCCGGCTTGAGCCCCGGGACCCGGGCGACGGCGGCCCGGATCGCCGCCGCCGCCATCTCGTCCGGGCGGCTGTGGCGCAACGCCCCCCGCGGAGCCTTCCCGACCGCTGTGCGGACCGCCGATACGATGACTGGCTCGTCCATGCGTCGTCCTCTAGTTGCGGAGCGGCTTCCCCGTCTTCAGGGTGTGCCGGATCCGCTCCTGGGTTTCTCTCCGCCCGAGGAGGCGGAGAAAGGCCTCGCGTTCCAGGTCCATGATCTCCTCGGCCGTGGCCGTGCCCGGGTGGGGGCGCTCGCCCCCCGTGAGCACGCGGGCGAGCGCCGTCGCGATCTCGCGCTCGTAGGCCGTGATGTGGCCGCCCCGGTGGGCCAGGTGGATGCCCAGGGCGAGCAGAGCGAAGCCCGGCTCCCCCAGGACCGGGATCGGTCCGGCCGGCGGCAGCGGCGGCCGGCCGGCCCGGGCCAGGTGCAGGGCCGCGGCCTTTGCCTCCGCGAGGAGCCGGTCGGGGTTCATGACCACTTCGTCCTCGGGGCGCAGGAGGAGAAGCCGCCGCGCCTCCTCCGCGGAGGAGGAGACCTTCGCGAAGGCGATCGTCTCGAAGACCCGCTTCAGGAGGGGCTGGGGGTCCAGGCCGCTGTCCGGTGGAAGCAGGGTCATGTGGCGTCGGAGCATCTCGGCGCACCCGCCGCCGGCCGGGATGAGCCCCACCCCGGTCTCGACCAGGCCCATGTAGGTCTCGGCCGAGGCCACCGCGCGGTGGGCCGCGAGCGTGATCTCGGCCCCGCCCCCCAGCGTCCGGCCGAAGGGGGCGGCCACGACGGGGACCGCCGCCTCCCGCACCGCCCGGACGCCCCGCTGGAAGGCCCGGACCATCCCGTCCACCTCGTCCCAGTCCCCCTCCTCGGCGGAGAACAGGAGCAGGCTCAGATCCGCGCCGGCCGAGAAGTGGGGGCCCTGGTTGCCGATCACGAGGGCGGCGAAGTCGGTGGCAGCCCGGTGCAGGCCGCGCTCGAGCTGGGCGATGGCGTCGGCCCCCAGGGCGTTCATCTTGCTGTGAAACTCCAGGCCGAGGACCCCGTCTCCCAGGTCCACCAGGCTCGCCCCCCCGCGCCGCTCCACGAGCGCGCCGGCGGCCTTCCGGCGGGCGAGGGAGAGGACCACCGGGTCCTCGGGTGCCGGCCGGTGGCCCCGGGCTGCCGGGTCGAAGACCGTCCGGGCTCCGTCCTTCTCGCCGTAGAAGGTCCGGGGCCCGGCGGCCAGCACCGCCTCCACCAGGGGGGGGATCGATGCCCCCTCGGCCCGGAGGCGGCGGGCCGCCTCCTCGACGCCGAGGGCGTCCCAGGCGGCGAAGGGGGGGAGGTCCCAGCCGAAGCCCCAGCGCATCGCCAAATCGAGGGCGAGCGGGTCGTCGGCGATCTCGGGCACCCGGGCGGCGGCGTAGCGCAGGGTCGGCCCGAGCAGGCGCCAGGCGAGCGCGGCCACCCGATCGCCGCTCCCGAGGAGCCGGCGCAGGCGGTCCCCCGGATCTTCCACTCCCCGCAGGGCCTCGAGCGCGGGGAAGGGGACCCGCTCTGCCGGCCGGTACTCGAGCGTCTTCACGTCAAGGGCGAGGCGGGTCCCGTCGGGCCCGCTCTTGTAGAAGCCCGCCCCGCTCTTCTCGCCGAGCCGTCCCGCCTTGAGGAGAGCCTCGATGACGGGCGGGACGCGGAAGAGGGCCCGCTCCTCGTCCCCCTCGGCCTGGTCGCCGAGCGCCTGCACCACCTTCGCGAATGTGTCGAGCCCGACGATATCGAGCGTCCGGAGGGCGGCGGTCCGTGGCCGGCCCAGGGGCGGCCCCGTCACGGCGTCCACCTCCTCGACCGAGAGCCCCTCCTCCTCCATCACGCGAAAGCCGGCGAGGGTCGCGTGGACCCCGATCCGGTTGGCGATGAAGCCGGGGGTATCCTTCGCGCGAACCACCCCTTTCCCCAGGCCGGAGGTGCCGAAGGTTTCCATCGCTTCCAGCACGGCAGCGTCGGTCTCCGGGGTGGGGGCGATCTCGAGGAGGCGCATGTAGCGGGGCGGATTGAAGAAGTGCGTTCCGAGGAAGTGGCGGCGGAAGTCCTCGGAGCGGCCGGCCGCGAGGCCGTGCAGCCGCAGGCTCGAAGTGTTGCTGCTGACGATGCTCCCGGCGGTCCGGTGGCCATCCACGGCGGTAAAGAGGGCCTGCTTGATGCCGGCGTCCTCCGCCACGGCCTCCAGGATCCAGTCCACCTCCTTGAGCCAGCCGAGGTGGTCCGTCAGGTTCCCCACCCGGATCGCCTCGGCCCGCTCCGGGACGAAGAGCGCGGGCGGGCTCGCCCGGCGGAGGGCCTCGACCGCCTCGCGCGCGAGGCGGCTGCGGCCGTGGC
Above is a genomic segment from Candidatus Methylomirabilis sp. containing:
- a CDS encoding 3-hydroxyacyl-CoA dehydrogenase/enoyl-CoA hydratase family protein, with the translated sequence MRRIRSAAVLGAGVMGRQIAALLANANLRVTLLDVVPATGTAAEEGHGRSRLAREAVEALRRASPPALFVPERAEAIRVGNLTDHLGWLKEVDWILEAVAEDAGIKQALFTAVDGHRTAGSIVSSNTSSLRLHGLAAGRSEDFRRHFLGTHFFNPPRYMRLLEIAPTPETDAAVLEAMETFGTSGLGKGVVRAKDTPGFIANRIGVHATLAGFRVMEEEGLSVEEVDAVTGPPLGRPRTAALRTLDIVGLDTFAKVVQALGDQAEGDEERALFRVPPVIEALLKAGRLGEKSGAGFYKSGPDGTRLALDVKTLEYRPAERVPFPALEALRGVEDPGDRLRRLLGSGDRVAALAWRLLGPTLRYAAARVPEIADDPLALDLAMRWGFGWDLPPFAAWDALGVEEAARRLRAEGASIPPLVEAVLAAGPRTFYGEKDGARTVFDPAARGHRPAPEDPVVLSLARRKAAGALVERRGGASLVDLGDGVLGLEFHSKMNALGADAIAQLERGLHRAATDFAALVIGNQGPHFSAGADLSLLLFSAEEGDWDEVDGMVRAFQRGVRAVREAAVPVVAAPFGRTLGGGAEITLAAHRAVASAETYMGLVETGVGLIPAGGGCAEMLRRHMTLLPPDSGLDPQPLLKRVFETIAFAKVSSSAEEARRLLLLRPEDEVVMNPDRLLAEAKAAALHLARAGRPPLPPAGPIPVLGEPGFALLALGIHLAHRGGHITAYEREIATALARVLTGGERPHPGTATAEEIMDLEREAFLRLLGRRETQERIRHTLKTGKPLRN